The proteins below are encoded in one region of bacterium:
- a CDS encoding helix-turn-helix domain-containing protein produces the protein MLSETKCLDCGAEMKRRVEDVPFDAALPGIVLAGVAVYRCPDCGYYEVEIPHLEELHRTIAAHLVGQTRRLAGAEVRFLRKWLGWSGQDFARHVGVSPETVSRWENEREPIGGTSDRLLRMIVVVRRPVADYPLDHLAEIGDVATPPAVVRFAPTKRGWKTAA, from the coding sequence ATGCTGAGCGAAACGAAGTGCCTCGACTGCGGCGCCGAGATGAAGCGGCGCGTCGAGGACGTTCCCTTCGACGCCGCGCTGCCGGGCATCGTGCTCGCCGGCGTCGCGGTTTATCGCTGTCCCGACTGCGGCTACTACGAAGTCGAGATCCCGCATCTCGAGGAGCTGCACCGCACGATCGCCGCGCATCTCGTCGGGCAGACGCGGCGACTGGCCGGGGCGGAGGTCCGCTTCCTGCGCAAGTGGCTCGGCTGGTCGGGGCAGGACTTCGCGCGCCACGTCGGCGTCAGCCCCGAAACGGTCTCGCGCTGGGAGAACGAGCGCGAGCCGATCGGCGGAACGTCGGACCGCCTCCTGCGGATGATCGTCGTCGTCCGCCGCCCGGTCGCCGACTACCCGCTCGATCACTTGGCCGAGATCGGCGACGTCGCGACGCCCCCCGCGGTCGTCCGCTTTGCGCCGACGAAGCGCGGCTGGAAGACGGCCGCCTGA